ACATATTTGATGGCTCCATAGTCCATACTCCCTCCCACATGAAATCTTCTGGTCATCACATTTATAAATAATCTTTTATATGGATTTGGATTTACAGGCACCACATATTTTGCTAACTATGTGAAAACGTGATTAAAAGTAGGGTTCAGCTTCATCATGCCACGACGATGAAATTTTCTCTTGTTTgagaaattataaatttaagagGAGCAACCTACTACAGACACATTGTGGCGGTTCTGCTGAGACTACCGGTGATTTCTCTTCTCCGACATGCTGAATTCGAGGTATGCTATCCTCTTCAACTCACCTCGTACCTTGTCCTCCTCCACAACCTTCCTCGTTTTCTTCCCTTATACGAGGTTCTACGCTCGTGGCCACCGCAAAAAGCTCGATCAACTTCCAAACTTTGACAACAACAACGACCCAGTAGCTTCCTTCAACCGCATGCTCCACCTTTCCCCACCACCACGCATATCGGAAATGAACAAGGTTCTGGGCTCAATGGTGAAGCTCAAGCGTTACAGCACTGTTGTCTCGCTTTATGCTCGGTTGGAGTTCAAGGGAACCCCCAAACCCTCCCTTATCACCATGAGCATCACCATCAACTGTTTCTCCCATTTGGGTCAAATGGGGTTTGCTTTTTCAGTATTGGGGAAGATTCTCAAGAGGGGTTTTGAGTTGGACAGGCTAACCCTCACAACCCTCATGAAGGGTTTGTGTTTGAAAGGTAGGACTGGGGAGGCAATGGACTTGCATGATGATTCTGTGTCTAAAGGGTTCAGGTTTGATGAGGTTTGCTATGGGACATTGATCAATGGGTTGTGTAAAACTGGAAAAACTAGAGCTGCAATGGAGTTGTTTTCAAAGATGAAGAGGTTTGGAGTTTCCCCTAATTTGATCATGTATAATACTGTTATTGATGGTCTTTGCAAAGATGGACTTGTGGCTGAGGCTTGTGGTTTGTGTTCTGAAATGGTTGCTAAGGGAATAGCTCTTGATATTTACACCTACAATTCTCTGATTCATGGTTTCTGCAGTGCTGGTCAGTTTCAAACAGCAGCTAAGTTGTTGAATGAAATGGTACGAGGAAATGTCCAGCCTGATGTGTATACCTTTAATATACTGATTGATGGATTGTGTAAACTTGGAATGGTCACTGAAGCTGACAATGTGTTTGCTGCAATGATCAAAAGAGGTCAGAAGCCTGATGTTGTTAGTTACGATGCTTTGATGAATGGTTATTGTTTGTGCAACAATGTAGATAAGGCGAAAGAAGTGTTTGATAAGATGGTTGAGAGAGGTGTGTCGCCTACTGTTATCAGTTATTCTACTTTGATTAATGGATATTGCAAGTTTAAAATGGTTGATGAAGCCATTATGCTCTTAGCAGAAATGCATGAGAAAAAATTAGTCCCTGATACTGTGACTTATAATTGTCTTCTTGATGGTTTGTCCAAATCAGGAAGAAACTTGTATGAGTCGGATCTAGTTGAGGCGATGCGTGCCAGTGGTCAACCCCCTGATTTAATCACTTATAATATATTGTTAGATGGTTATCTCAAACATGAGGACCTTGACAAGGCAAGTGCCTTATTTCAGCACATGATTGACATGGGAATTTCTCCAAATATACGCACATATAATATACTTATTAACGGGCTTTGCAAGGGTGGAAGACTAAATGCTGCAAAGGAATTTTTTCAACGTCTTTCTGAGAAAGGTTGTCATCCAAATATCCGAACATATAACACTATGATGAATGGGCTTTGTAAAGAGGGTTTACTTGATGAAGCCGAGGCGTTGCTTTTGGAAATGGTTGAGAATAATTGCCTTCCAAATGCTGTGACTTTTGATCCCATTGTTCGTGCTGTTCTAGAGAAATAATGGGAATTGTTGAGGCAAAAACTTCATGAAATGGTTGCTGGGATGTTTGACTTCGGGAAACTGATAAGAAGAGGTTAGATACTTAAGTTCTAATTTAAGTTTTGCATCTTTTCATGTTCAATTTGTTTGAAACTATAAATGGTTAACAGATGCTTGTTTCTTGTGTCAAAGAAGTTGGAATACACAGTGGCTTGACTGTTCTTGAAGCAGTTTTGATtgatttatatatattaaaatttattatgcCTTAATGCTTTTACCCTTAGGTTAACTGTCGGAGTCGTATGACTATGCTATCATCCTTATTCCTTCCTATGTAATCTTAATCTGCTTATTTGTCCTTATATTCTTAGTTATTGATCATGAGTTAGagcttttgataaaaaaattatcatgcAACAAATGAAGTAGAATCTACGTGATTGCTTGTACCTTTGGTAACAAACGCTTGTCTCATTTTTGGTTCCAATGTCTTTTCCAAAGAAAAGAGTTGAAATTCACACATCTTGGCTATCGTAATCGTAATCAAAGCCTTAGCAGTTATCACACATCTTGGTTATGCCGTGCCTAATTGGATTGATTGTTTTTACTAGATCAGTTAGAGCTTCTCAACAAGCTATTGTTGATTTTAGTGGCAATGATTTTTCCTAGAATCTTCTTCAAGTGGTTTTATCTAATTTAAGTCCTTTCGAAAAATTAAACCAACAGAAGCATACAAAGATTGGGTACAATAGAAGATTTGGTACAACAGAACCGGCTATTATTATTTGTTACAATGATTGGTAGGTTGTTTTTCTCCATCTATTAGAATTTTGAATTTCATCAAGTGGAGTAATTCTCTCACCTTTCCTTCCATCCCAAACAATCAGGTT
This is a stretch of genomic DNA from Lotus japonicus ecotype B-129 chromosome 1, LjGifu_v1.2. It encodes these proteins:
- the LOC130728212 gene encoding pentatricopeptide repeat-containing protein At1g62670, mitochondrial-like, which produces MLNSRYAILFNSPRTLSSSTTFLVFFPYTRFYARGHRKKLDQLPNFDNNNDPVASFNRMLHLSPPPRISEMNKVLGSMVKLKRYSTVVSLYARLEFKGTPKPSLITMSITINCFSHLGQMGFAFSVLGKILKRGFELDRLTLTTLMKGLCLKGRTGEAMDLHDDSVSKGFRFDEVCYGTLINGLCKTGKTRAAMELFSKMKRFGVSPNLIMYNTVIDGLCKDGLVAEACGLCSEMVAKGIALDIYTYNSLIHGFCSAGQFQTAAKLLNEMVRGNVQPDVYTFNILIDGLCKLGMVTEADNVFAAMIKRGQKPDVVSYDALMNGYCLCNNVDKAKEVFDKMVERGVSPTVISYSTLINGYCKFKMVDEAIMLLAEMHEKKLVPDTVTYNCLLDGLSKSGRNLYESDLVEAMRASGQPPDLITYNILLDGYLKHEDLDKASALFQHMIDMGISPNIRTYNILINGLCKGGRLNAAKEFFQRLSEKGCHPNIRTYNTMMNGLCKEGLLDEAEALLLEMVENNCLPNAVTFDPIVRAVLEK